One segment of Dolichospermum sp. DET69 DNA contains the following:
- a CDS encoding HetP family heterocyst commitment protein translates to MNYQASSSQNDFHSAITPEQFNPIIEAIADGRYSWACVLILRCIDYNPIHYIPQRTYSRLIKENRQVATPITSNQQKLKSDIPTSVNRPNYRDSSQLLNQKVG, encoded by the coding sequence ATGAACTATCAAGCTTCTTCTTCTCAGAACGATTTTCATAGTGCTATCACTCCCGAACAGTTCAATCCTATCATTGAAGCTATTGCTGATGGACGGTATTCTTGGGCTTGTGTACTGATTTTGCGTTGTATTGATTACAATCCAATTCACTATATTCCCCAACGGACTTACAGCCGATTAATTAAAGAAAACCGCCAAGTTGCCACACCTATAACATCTAATCAACAAAAACTAAAATCAGATATTCCTACCTCTGTCAATCGTCCTAATTACAGAGATTCATCTCAATTACTAAACCAAAAGGTAGGGTAA
- a CDS encoding sucrose synthase, whose amino-acid sequence MYKLVQTIFNSDEKNALGEFILGLGNDHKRYFLRNEILQAFADYCHQFQKPAYFYHSSSLGTFIQYTHEIILYDENACFVVRPKIASQEAWLLTADLTKFELMTPKALLEVRDSLVNRYQPHILEIDLHPFYPAAPRISDSRNIGQGLTVLNHYFCNQSLTDPKYWIDALFQSLQRLEHNGIKLLISNHIHSGLQLTKQIKIALEFVNHLSPDTPYEKFGFHLQELGLEPGWGNNAVRVRETLELLERLMDNPEPAILETFVSRICAIFRVVLISIHGWVAQEDVLGRDETLGQVIYVLEQARSLENKMRAEIKLAGLDILGIKPHIIILTRLIPNCEGTFCNLPLEKVDGTENAWILRVPFAESQPEITDNWISKFDIWPYLEKFALDAEKELLNQFQGKPNLLIGNYSDGNLVAFILSRRMKVTQCNIAHSLEKPKFLFSNLYWQDLEAQYHFSAQFTADLISMNAADFIITSSYQEIVGTPDNIGQYESYKCFTMPQLYHVIDGIDLFSPKFNMVPPGVSENIFFPYNQTTNRESQHRQHIQNLIFHEEHPQILGKLDYPHKKPIFSVSPITSIKNLTGLVECFGKSQELQDHCNLVLLTSRLQPEAGTNLEETREIEKIHAIIHEYNLQNKMRWLGIRLPIRDIAETYRVIADFQGIYIHFALYESFSRSVLEAMISGLPTFTTQFGGSLEIIENHDKGFDLNPTDLAGTAKTILNFLGKCDNSPEYWLENSQWMIERIRHKYNWNSHTNQLLLLAKMFSFWNFVYPEDNEARDRYMEVLFHQLYKPIADKILSEHIHR is encoded by the coding sequence ATGTATAAATTAGTGCAAACTATTTTTAACAGTGATGAAAAAAATGCTTTAGGTGAGTTTATTTTAGGATTAGGTAATGATCATAAACGTTACTTTTTAAGAAACGAGATTTTACAAGCCTTTGCAGATTATTGTCACCAATTCCAAAAACCTGCTTATTTTTATCACTCTTCCTCTTTAGGGACATTCATTCAGTACACCCATGAAATAATTCTGTATGATGAAAATGCTTGCTTTGTGGTGAGACCAAAAATTGCCAGTCAAGAAGCATGGTTATTAACTGCCGACTTGACTAAGTTTGAGTTAATGACACCGAAAGCATTATTAGAGGTGAGAGATAGCTTGGTAAACCGTTATCAACCGCACATTTTAGAAATTGATCTCCATCCCTTTTACCCAGCAGCACCGAGAATTAGTGATTCTAGAAATATTGGCCAAGGTTTAACAGTTCTCAATCATTATTTTTGTAATCAATCATTAACAGATCCTAAATATTGGATTGACGCATTATTTCAATCATTACAAAGATTAGAACATAATGGCATTAAGCTACTAATTAGTAATCATATTCATTCAGGATTACAACTAACTAAACAAATCAAAATTGCTTTAGAATTTGTTAATCATTTATCCCCTGATACACCTTATGAAAAATTTGGTTTTCATCTTCAAGAACTCGGTTTAGAACCAGGTTGGGGTAATAATGCAGTCAGAGTTAGAGAAACTTTAGAACTTCTGGAAAGACTCATGGATAATCCAGAACCTGCAATTTTGGAAACCTTTGTTTCTCGCATTTGTGCAATTTTTCGGGTCGTGCTGATTTCCATACATGGTTGGGTGGCACAAGAAGATGTTTTAGGAAGAGATGAAACACTCGGACAAGTTATTTATGTTTTAGAACAAGCACGTAGTTTAGAAAATAAAATGCGTGCAGAAATCAAACTTGCAGGTTTAGATATATTGGGAATCAAACCCCATATCATTATTTTAACTCGACTGATTCCCAATTGTGAAGGTACATTTTGTAACTTACCATTAGAAAAAGTTGATGGTACAGAAAATGCTTGGATTTTGCGCGTTCCTTTTGCAGAATCTCAACCGGAAATTACTGATAATTGGATTTCTAAATTTGATATTTGGCCTTACTTAGAAAAATTTGCTCTTGATGCTGAAAAAGAACTTTTAAACCAATTTCAAGGAAAACCAAATCTACTTATTGGTAACTACAGTGACGGGAATTTAGTCGCTTTTATCCTCTCCCGGAGAATGAAAGTTACCCAATGTAATATTGCTCATTCCCTAGAAAAACCTAAATTTCTATTTAGTAACTTATATTGGCAAGATCTAGAAGCACAATATCATTTTTCTGCCCAATTTACGGCTGATTTAATCAGTATGAATGCGGCAGACTTTATCATCACATCATCCTATCAAGAAATCGTGGGAACACCAGACAATATAGGACAATATGAATCTTATAAATGTTTTACCATGCCCCAGTTATATCATGTAATTGATGGCATTGATTTATTTAGTCCTAAATTCAATATGGTTCCCCCAGGAGTTAGTGAAAATATATTTTTTCCCTACAACCAAACCACAAATAGAGAATCCCAGCATCGTCAACATATCCAAAACTTAATTTTCCACGAAGAACATCCACAAATACTGGGAAAATTAGATTATCCGCATAAAAAACCGATTTTCTCTGTGAGTCCAATTACCTCAATTAAAAATCTCACAGGTTTAGTTGAGTGTTTTGGAAAAAGCCAAGAATTACAAGATCATTGTAACCTAGTTTTATTAACTAGTAGACTTCAACCAGAGGCAGGGACAAACTTAGAAGAAACCAGAGAAATAGAAAAAATTCATGCTATTATTCATGAATATAATCTCCAAAACAAAATGCGCTGGTTGGGGATACGTCTGCCTATCCGCGATATCGCTGAAACCTATCGTGTAATTGCCGATTTCCAAGGAATTTATATTCATTTTGCCCTTTATGAATCCTTTAGTAGAAGTGTTTTAGAAGCAATGATTTCGGGATTACCAACTTTCACAACTCAATTTGGTGGTTCATTAGAAATTATTGAAAATCACGATAAGGGATTTGATCTTAACCCTACAGACTTAGCAGGAACAGCCAAGACAATTCTTAACTTCTTAGGAAAATGTGATAATTCTCCGGAATATTGGCTAGAAAATTCTCAATGGATGATTGAACGTATTCGCCATAAGTATAACTGGAATTCCCACACAAATCAACTCCTGTTATTAGCCAAAATGTTTAGTTTTTGGAACTTCGTCTATCCTGAAGATAACGAAGCCAGAGATCGTTACATGGAAGTTTTATTTCATCAACTTTATAAACCTATTGCTGACAAGATTTTGTCAGAACATATTCATCGGTAA
- a CDS encoding dihydroorotate dehydrogenase-like protein, translating into MNLTTTYLGLELKSPLVPSASPLSEDIDNIKLMEDAGASAVVMHSLFEEQLTLEKYELHHHLSYGTESFAEALTYFPDITNFRVGPEEYLDHIRKAQEKVDIPIIASLNGSSVGGWTKYGKLIQEAGASALELNIYYVSTDPDLSSQDIEQNYIDILTSVKAAVTIPVAVKLSPYLTNTANMAKRLDHAGADGLVLFNRFYQPDINLENLEVEPHVLLSTAQAMRLPLRWIAILYGHIQGSLAATSGIYNAHDVIKMLMVGANVTMLCSVLLREGIGHIKSLEKDLQEWMKTHEYESVKQMQGSMSQLKCPNPSAFERAQYMKALQTYNPDLGKVYTAS; encoded by the coding sequence ATGAATTTAACTACAACGTATCTAGGCTTAGAATTAAAATCTCCTTTAGTTCCTTCAGCTTCTCCACTTTCGGAAGACATTGATAATATTAAATTAATGGAAGACGCGGGTGCTAGTGCTGTTGTTATGCACTCGCTATTTGAAGAACAATTAACTTTAGAAAAATACGAACTTCATCATCATTTAAGCTATGGTACAGAAAGTTTTGCGGAAGCGTTAACCTATTTTCCAGATATTACTAATTTCCGGGTAGGACCAGAAGAATATTTAGACCATATTCGCAAAGCCCAGGAAAAAGTTGATATTCCCATTATTGCCAGTCTGAATGGTTCTTCAGTCGGTGGTTGGACTAAATATGGTAAACTAATTCAAGAAGCTGGAGCATCAGCGCTGGAATTAAATATTTACTATGTTTCCACAGATCCAGATTTAAGTAGTCAGGATATCGAGCAGAATTATATTGATATTCTTACATCTGTTAAAGCCGCCGTCACTATTCCTGTAGCCGTAAAACTCAGTCCCTATTTGACTAATACGGCAAATATGGCTAAACGTTTAGATCATGCTGGGGCTGATGGTTTAGTATTATTTAATCGGTTTTATCAACCAGATATTAATTTAGAAAATTTAGAAGTAGAACCTCATGTACTTTTAAGTACCGCTCAAGCTATGCGTTTACCCTTGCGTTGGATAGCCATTCTCTATGGTCATATTCAAGGTAGTTTAGCCGCAACTAGCGGTATTTACAATGCCCATGATGTAATTAAAATGCTGATGGTGGGAGCAAATGTCACTATGCTTTGTTCTGTATTATTACGAGAGGGAATTGGTCATATTAAGTCCTTAGAAAAAGACTTGCAGGAATGGATGAAAACCCATGAATATGAATCTGTCAAGCAAATGCAAGGTAGCATGAGCCAGTTAAAATGTCCAAACCCTAGTGCTTTTGAACGCGCTCAATATATGAAGGCATTACAAACCTATAATCCAGATTTGGGTAAAGTTTATACAGCATCTTAA
- the nifJ gene encoding pyruvate:ferredoxin (flavodoxin) oxidoreductase, whose product MNTITFATIDGNEAVAKVVYQLNEVIAIYPITPSSPMAEWSDTWMSEGKPNIWGTVPSVVQLQSEGGVAGAVHGALQTGSLTTTFTASQGLMLMLPNMYKIAGELTPTVFHIAARSLAAQALSIFGDHSDVMAARSTGFAMLCAASVQEAHDFALISTKATLASRIPYLHFFDGFRTSHQIDKIAILTTEDLQKFIPIELVIAHRSRALTPDHPVLRGTAQNPDVYFQARETVNSFYLDCPDITQQVMDEFARMTGREYHIFDYYGDPEAEKIIILMGSGCETVHETVNYLNQQGEKVGVVKVRLYRPFATQRFIDSLPQTTRKIAVLDRTKEPGAIGEPLYMDVVTALAENQLYNIKVVGGRYGLSSKEFTPAMVKAVFNNLDLSIPKNHFTIGINDDVTHSSLEYNPEFNIEADHTVRAIFYGLGADGTVGANKNSIKIIGEETDNYAQGYFVYDSKKSGSVTISHLRFGSQPIRSTYLITKANFIACHQWDFVEKFPILKDIISGGTFLLNSHYHKDEIWDKLPLAMQTEIINKNLKFYVINAYKVAREAGMGGQINTVMQVCFFAVSGVLPREEAIDEIKKSIRKTYGKKGEEIVQMNIQAVDKTLDNLYEIRERVTEKREQNNTQLSPIPDYAPAFVRDVLGKMIAREGDDLPVSALPVDGTYPTGTSKWEKRNIAEEIPVWDPDVCIQCGKCVMVCPHSVIRSKVYAPEQLENAPATFKSANPREHDWHDLKFTIQVAAEDCTGCGICVDVCPAKNKAEPRKKAINMELQKPLREQERENWDFFLNLPNPDRRNLQLNHINQQQMQEPLFEFSGACAGCGETPYIKLVTQLFGDRMIVANATGCSSIYGGNLPTTPWTKNAAGRGPAWSNSLFEDNAEFGLGFRVSIDKQAEFAAYFLQQLAPQIGDNLVTAIFNAEQKDESDIYEQRERVVILKQKLEEIITADEHRLTQIEEDNISVNQRLSAFKNLQSLADYLVKKSVWIIGGDGWAYDIGYGGLDHVIASGRNVNILVLDTEVYSNTGGQMSKSTPKGAVAKFAAGGKPTTKKDLGLIAMTYGNVYVASVAMGARDEQTLKTFLEAEAYDGPSLIIAYSHCIAHGINMSTAMQNQKAAVDSGRWLLYRYHPDRIKQGKNPLQLDSRTPRIPIENSMYMENRFKMLTKINPETAKELLKEAQADVNTRWQMYQYLADRKLQET is encoded by the coding sequence ATGAACACAATAACCTTTGCAACAATAGATGGTAATGAAGCGGTTGCGAAAGTTGTCTACCAACTAAACGAGGTGATTGCTATTTACCCGATTACACCATCTTCACCGATGGCGGAATGGTCTGATACTTGGATGAGTGAGGGAAAACCGAACATCTGGGGAACTGTGCCTTCAGTGGTGCAGTTGCAGAGTGAAGGGGGGGTTGCGGGTGCTGTACATGGGGCTTTGCAAACGGGTTCATTGACAACCACATTTACAGCATCTCAGGGATTGATGTTGATGTTGCCAAATATGTACAAAATTGCGGGTGAACTTACACCTACAGTATTTCATATTGCGGCGCGATCGCTTGCTGCCCAAGCCCTCTCTATTTTCGGAGATCATAGTGATGTCATGGCCGCAAGAAGTACAGGCTTTGCGATGTTGTGCGCTGCTTCTGTGCAAGAAGCCCATGATTTTGCGCTGATTTCCACAAAAGCAACTTTAGCATCTCGCATACCTTATCTACACTTTTTTGATGGTTTTCGCACCTCCCATCAGATAGATAAAATCGCAATATTAACAACTGAAGACTTACAAAAATTTATTCCCATAGAGTTAGTAATTGCCCATCGTTCACGGGCTTTAACACCTGATCATCCGGTATTACGAGGTACGGCACAAAACCCTGATGTTTATTTTCAAGCTAGGGAAACAGTCAATTCTTTTTATTTAGACTGTCCAGATATTACTCAACAGGTAATGGATGAATTTGCCAGAATGACAGGAAGAGAATATCACATATTTGATTATTATGGAGATCCAGAAGCAGAAAAAATTATTATTCTCATGGGTTCTGGTTGTGAAACAGTCCATGAAACCGTAAATTATCTCAATCAACAAGGGGAAAAAGTCGGAGTTGTTAAAGTTAGATTATATCGTCCCTTTGCTACTCAAAGATTTATTGATTCTCTGCCCCAAACTACCCGCAAAATTGCCGTTTTAGATAGAACAAAAGAACCAGGAGCAATTGGTGAACCATTATATATGGATGTGGTTACAGCTTTGGCAGAAAACCAACTTTACAATATTAAAGTTGTAGGGGGAAGATACGGTTTATCATCTAAAGAATTTACCCCAGCAATGGTAAAAGCAGTATTTAATAATTTAGATTTGTCAATACCAAAAAATCATTTTACCATCGGCATTAACGATGATGTCACTCACAGCAGTTTAGAATATAATCCCGAATTTAATATTGAAGCAGATCATACAGTGCGGGCAATTTTCTATGGTTTAGGTGCAGATGGTACAGTGGGAGCAAATAAAAATTCTATTAAAATTATTGGGGAAGAAACAGATAATTATGCCCAAGGTTATTTTGTGTATGATTCTAAAAAATCTGGTTCTGTAACAATTTCTCATTTGCGCTTTGGTTCTCAACCAATCCGTTCGACCTATTTAATCACTAAAGCTAACTTTATCGCTTGTCATCAATGGGACTTTGTAGAAAAATTCCCGATATTAAAAGATATTATTTCTGGTGGCACTTTTTTACTAAATTCACATTATCATAAAGATGAAATTTGGGATAAATTACCTCTAGCAATGCAAACAGAGATAATTAACAAAAATCTCAAATTCTATGTTATCAATGCCTACAAAGTCGCCCGTGAAGCGGGTATGGGTGGACAAATTAACACAGTCATGCAGGTTTGTTTCTTTGCTGTTTCCGGTGTTTTACCAAGAGAAGAAGCCATAGACGAAATTAAAAAATCTATTCGCAAAACCTACGGCAAAAAAGGCGAAGAAATCGTACAAATGAATATTCAAGCAGTTGATAAAACTTTGGATAATTTGTATGAAATTAGAGAACGGGTAACAGAGAAAAGAGAACAGAATAATACTCAACTATCACCTATTCCTGATTATGCACCCGCATTTGTGCGCGATGTTTTAGGGAAAATGATCGCGCGGGAAGGGGATGATTTACCTGTGAGTGCATTACCTGTAGATGGTACATATCCTACAGGTACATCTAAATGGGAAAAACGCAATATTGCTGAAGAAATACCTGTTTGGGACCCCGACGTTTGTATTCAATGTGGTAAATGCGTCATGGTGTGTCCTCATAGTGTGATTCGTAGTAAAGTATATGCACCAGAACAATTAGAAAATGCCCCAGCAACTTTCAAAAGTGCAAATCCTAGAGAACATGATTGGCATGATTTGAAATTTACCATTCAAGTAGCAGCAGAAGATTGTACAGGTTGTGGTATTTGCGTTGATGTTTGTCCCGCAAAAAATAAAGCCGAACCGCGCAAAAAAGCCATTAATATGGAACTACAAAAACCATTGCGGGAACAAGAACGAGAAAATTGGGATTTTTTCTTAAATTTACCAAATCCAGATAGACGGAATTTGCAATTGAATCATATTAATCAACAACAAATGCAAGAACCATTATTTGAGTTTTCTGGTGCTTGTGCGGGATGTGGAGAAACACCCTATATTAAGTTAGTAACACAATTATTTGGCGATCGCATGATAGTCGCCAACGCCACCGGCTGTTCATCTATCTACGGTGGTAACTTACCCACCACACCTTGGACAAAAAACGCCGCAGGTAGAGGTCCAGCATGGTCTAATAGTTTATTTGAAGATAACGCCGAATTTGGGTTAGGTTTCCGCGTTTCCATAGATAAACAAGCAGAATTTGCCGCTTATTTCCTCCAACAACTTGCACCCCAAATAGGAGATAATTTAGTTACGGCAATTTTTAACGCTGAACAAAAAGACGAATCTGATATTTATGAACAAAGAGAACGAGTTGTAATTCTCAAACAAAAATTAGAGGAAATTATTACCGCAGATGAACACAGATTAACGCAGATAGAAGAGGATAATATCAGCGTTAATCAGCGTCTATCTGCGTTCAAAAATCTTCAATCTCTGGCTGATTATTTAGTGAAAAAAAGTGTGTGGATAATTGGTGGTGACGGTTGGGCTTATGATATTGGTTATGGTGGATTAGATCATGTAATCGCTAGTGGTCGCAACGTTAATATTCTGGTACTAGATACAGAGGTTTATTCTAATACTGGTGGTCAAATGTCCAAATCTACCCCTAAAGGTGCAGTGGCAAAATTTGCCGCAGGTGGTAAACCTACAACTAAGAAAGATTTAGGTTTAATCGCTATGACTTACGGTAACGTTTATGTTGCTAGTGTAGCAATGGGTGCAAGAGATGAACAAACCCTAAAAACTTTTTTAGAAGCCGAAGCTTACGATGGTCCATCATTAATTATTGCCTACAGTCATTGTATTGCTCACGGTATCAATATGAGTACAGCCATGCAAAACCAAAAAGCCGCTGTAGACTCTGGACGCTGGCTATTATATCGTTATCACCCCGACCGTATCAAACAGGGAAAAAACCCCCTACAACTAGATTCTCGTACCCCTCGCATACCCATAGAAAATTCCATGTACATGGAAAACCGTTTCAAAATGTTAACCAAAATTAACCCAGAAACAGCAAAAGAACTCCTAAAAGAAGCCCAAGCAGATGTTAATACGCGTTGGCAAATGTATCAATATTTAGCGGACAGAAAATTACAAGAAACATAA